A window of the Myripristis murdjan chromosome 15, fMyrMur1.1, whole genome shotgun sequence genome harbors these coding sequences:
- the fgfbp3 gene encoding fibroblast growth factor-binding protein 2 yields the protein MSALPCTFLLLLLLFFLGLPVLPEAKRQGKADKPRQPPPTPAAPQPAKRARNRSVPGSGELTTKGGHRCTWETSGEELVTLLVSCSSQSPGDQQRYWCRYAGKPDLCQAYGVKSSQYWKQLVGKLKKRQNACEGEKVLKAKTCKKAANEAHMKLAQRGGQEEEEAAAAEKKGGKGGGRKKAASGGGAMEKKKKEQEEEEERKKAEEQTGFGEDGVVNDMEPVQSYCAEGWHSVCSFFVKFFEG from the exons ATGAGCGCCCTGCCCTGtactttcctcctcctcctcctcctcttcttcctcggCCTGCCCGTCCTTCCCGAAGCCAAGCGCCAAGGGAAAGCAGACAAGCCTCGCCAGCCTCCGCCGACCCCCGCGGCCCCCCAGCCGGCCAAGAGAGCCCGAAACCGCTCGGTGCCCGGCTCCGGAGAGCTGACCACCAAGGGGGGGCACCGCTGCACCTGGGAGACGTCCGGAGAGGAGCTGGTGACTCTGCTGgtgagctgcagcagccaaaGCCCGGGCGACCAGCAGAG gtACTGGTGTCGCTATGCCGGCAAACCAGACCTGTGCCAGGCCTACGGGGTGAAGTCCAGCCAGTACTGGAAGCAGCTGGTGGGGAAGCTGAAGAAGAGGCAGAACGCCTGCGAGGGAGAGAAAGTCCTGAAGGCCAAAACCTGCAAGAAGGCGGCGAACGAGGCGCACATGAAGCTGGCGCAGCGCGGcggccaggaggaggaggaggcggcggcggcggagaagaagggaggaaagggaggagggaggaagaaagcagCATCAGGTGGTGGTGcgatggagaagaagaagaaggagcaggaggaggaggaggagaggaagaaggcgGAGGAGCAGACCGGCTTCGGGGAGGACGGCGTGGTGAACGACATGGAGCCGGTGCAGAGTTACTGCGCAGAGGGCTGGCACTCCGTCTGCTCCTTCTTCGTCAAGTTCTTCGAGGGTTAA